In Candidatus Accumulibacter cognatus, the genomic window GATGGAAGCAATCAAGAAAACCTTTGGCGTGATTCTGCTGGCCACCGCAGTCTGGCTCGTTTCACCGGTCCTTCCGGTAGTCGTGCAGATGCTGGCCTGGGCCCTGCTACTGATCGTTCCGGCGGTCTACCTGCACGCGCTCGATCCACTGCCACCGCACGCCAAAGGCTGGCAGCGTTTCTGGAAAGGCATGGGCATCGTCATGCTGCTGTTCGGTGCGGCGATGCTAATCGGCATCCTGGCCGGCTCGCGCGACCCGCTACAACCGTTGTCTGTATTGCGCAGCAACGCGGCAAGTGGCGAAACCAGGCCATTGGCGTTCACGCGCGTGCGCTCACTGGCCGAACTCGAAACCCGTATTGCGGCGGCGGGCAAACCGGTGCTGCTCGACTTCTATGCCGACTGGTGCATATCTTGCAAGGAGATGGAACGTTTCACCCTTGCCGATGCGCGCGTTCAGGCCAGGCTCGTGGGCTGGACCTTGCTGCAGGTCGATGTGACGGCCAACTCCGAGGCCGACCAGGCCCTACTGCAACGCTTCAAGCTCTACGGTCCACCTGGACTGATCTTTTTCGACCGGAATGGCCGGGAGATCGAAGGCGTACGCGTTGTCGGTTTCCAGAACGCAGAGGAATTTCTCAGGCTGCTGTCACGTTTGGGCTAGCGGCCATGACTTTTCCAGACACCACTCAATCATGAAAGTCATGACTGTTTCTCTCCCCTACAAGAGGGGAGGGGCGGTTCTTGAATCGCTGACTCGACTTCCACAGTAAAGGCCTGACCGCATCCAACCAAACGCCGTCATGGGCATATTTGATGCGGATTCAGAACATGCAGCCCGACAGCGGAACAAAAAGCCACGCAGTTACGCGTGGTTGCGGGGTGTTTTGTGGAAGGCTTCGGATTACGCCGAAAGCCTCCAATACAGAAGCTAGCGAGCAGACGCAAGGCCCCGCTGTTGCTTGGTATTTTTGGTTCGCGTCCAGAACATGGGCACAATTCTGGGCACACTTTTTGAAGTCGTGCCCCTATTCAGCCCGATTACGATTACCCCCGCACAGCCCGTCATCCGGCTGGCTATTGGCGGTCAGTGCCGGGCAAGCCGCCAACTGGGCTGCGCAGTGCCATCCTGAACCACGCCGATGGGGAAGCCTTCGGCGCTATCGCCCCCGGCTACCGCCGTCCCTTCTAACCCGCCCCGCTTCGCCACTGCGCAGGCCAGCCGACAACCCGGCTGGTCAGCTTGCGGCTTGCAGGGGCTATCGTCGGGGGTGCTTGAACCGCCGCGGCTCTTGCACCCGGCGTTCGTAGTCAGTTGAACGATGTCCGCGCCGACGTGAAACTGGTTCAAATTCGCCGACTTGAAAGTGGAGCGCTGACGGGGACATGAAGGGGGTGGCTGGCGCAAGGCGAAAGCCGCCGGCGACGGGGAGTCGGCGGCGGCGGAAGATGAGGTGGAGAGGAGATCAGGCGTCGGTCTGATCGCGCATGCGGTAGCTGCGTCCGTCGATGACGACCGATTCGGCGTGGTGGAGCAAGCGGTCGAGCAAGGCCGAGGTCAAGGTGCTGTCGTTGTTGAAGATCTCGGGCCACTGCTTGAAGGCACGATTCGTCGTAATGACCGTCGAGCCTCGTTCGTAGCGCTGGCTGATCACTTGGAACAAGCCGTCGGCGCCGAACTTGTCGATCGGCAAATACCCCAACTCGTCGACCACCAGGAGCGAAGGTTTCATCAAGCGCGCCATTTCACGCTTGATCCCGCCGGTGGCCTGCGCCGCCGCCAGGGCATTGACGATATCGACGGCGCTGGTGAAGAGCGCCATCCGGCCTTGCAGGCAAGCCGCATACGCCAGGGCGACCGCAAGGTGGGTCTTGCCGACGCCGACGCCGCCCAGAAGAATCACGTTGCCGTGCTGAGGCAAGAACTCCAGTCGGAACAAATGCTGCACCTGTGCCCGGTTGATCTTCTTCGGCCAACTCCAATCGAAGCCATCGAGCGTCTTGATCCCCGGCAGGCGCGCCGCCTTTACCCGGCGAGCGACCAGCGCCTCATCGCGGCGCGCCACCTCGCCGACGACCAATTGCTCCAGGAAGCGGCCATGCGGCCACGACTCGCGGGCCGCCTCGGCCATCAGGGTTTGGTGATGTTGCGCGAAATACGGCAACTGCAGACGCCCCAGATGTTTCGCCAGCAAGGCATCAGTCATGGCCATCGGAACCTCCGTCGTCGTGACCGCGAGCGAAATCCGAATAGGCCGACAAGTCGGCCGGCGGCAACTCCAACTCGAGCACATCCTGACGGCGCATCAGCACAAGCGGACTGGCCTCCGGCAACTGTCGGGAGCGCGCCTCGATCAGATGCGCCACGTACTCGCTGCTGAACGCCTCGAACGCGAGGGCATCGGTCAGCGCCCGCACCACCGCGTCGTCGCCGTAGATCTCGGCCAGCGCCACGATCTTGCGCACATGCACGAGCGCATGGCCGCGTCGCTCCAGCAGGCCCGCGTGATAGCGCACCGCCAGCGGCGTCAGGGCAAAGAAATGCCGCAGCACCTGCGCATCGCGGGCATGGCGGCGCTGCGCCACCAGGACTTTCGGATGATCGGGATCCTCGATGTCGCGGTGTCGCTCGAAGGAGCGGGCATGGCGCGCGATCAAGTCCTCGCCGTGGTAAATGCACACGCGATCCGGATAGGCCTTGACGGTGACCTGGGCGCCGGCAAAGCGCGCCGGCACCGAATAGCGGTTGGCCTCGAAGTTCACCCGGAACTGGCGGGTGGCGTGCAGCGTCAGCACCCGGCCGACACCGAACGGACGGGGATTGACCGCGTGCAGATGCGCTCGCTCATCGGCCCACAGATCGGTCGGCCGGCGATGCGTTTCCCGATGCACCCGGACATTGGCGACCGATTCCAGCCAGACCTGCGCCGCCTGACCCAGTGCGGCAAAGTCCGGCAACTCCAGACCGGACAGGAAGTTGCCCTTGACATAGCCGACACCGCGTTCGACGCGCCCCTTCTCGTTGCCCTTCGCCACCGCGCAAGCCACCGGCTCGAAGCCGTAGTGGCGGGCGAAATCGAGATAGCGCGGATTGAACTGCGCCGCTTCGCCGCGCCTGTGCTGGAGCACCGCGCAGCGCAGATTGTCGACCATCACCTTCCTTGGCACGCCGAGCGCATGGAAGCCATTGACATGCGCCGCGAGGAATTGCTCCATCGTCTGCGACAGCGTGAATTCGACGTACATCTTCCGGCTGTACGCCAGCACCATGACGAAGAAGGACAGGCGCCGCCGGGTATCGCCGACGGCGATCGTCCCGAATTCGCCCCAGTCGACCTGGGCGGCCTCGCCCGGAGCAAAGGCGAGCGTCAGAAAGGCTTCCCGCGGACGCGGGCGGATGGCCCGCACATAATCCTTGACGATGCTGATGCCGCCGCCGTAACCGTTGTCGCACAGCCGCTGAAAGACTTGCTGCGCCGACAGCGGATGGGCGTCGAGCCAGCCGACGATGCGGCCCTTGAAGGGATCGAGCCTGCTCGATCGGCGGACCGCTTGCCGCGGCGCGTAGGGGCGTCCGATCCAGTGGCGTACGGTCTTGACGTCGAGGCCCAGCGAAACCGCGAGTTGGGCGGCAGTCAGGTGTTTCGCAACGCCATCGCCAATGGCGGCCCAGGTCGCGTAGTCGATCATGGACGCCCTCCAAGAATGGCGTGCAGACGCTCGATGCGGGCGGCAACGGGCACCGACTCGGGCAGGCTGAGCACTTGGGTGAGCGGCGGGTCGTAGGCGATCAGGTCGAGGGCGATGAGCTCCCGGCGGGCCTGGGCCAGCCGTCGCAGGTCCAGCTTCAGGCGCCGGGACAGGCTCGCGTCGCTGTAATAGCTCAAGCCATGGGCATCGGCGGCGGTGACGAGAAACAGATACAGCGCCCAGGCACAGACGTCAGCCTTCTCGATAGTGTGCTCCCGCACCAGGCGGTGATCGAGCCAGCTGAAATGCTCGGGCACTTGGCGCAGGCGTTCCGGGTTCAAGACCCGCTTGGTCGTACTCATGGTTTCCTCCTCGGATGTCGAGCCCGAGTTGTAGCAAGCGCGACAGGGCCGAGGCGATGTCCTCTTGTAACGCGCTGCCCCAGATGTGGGCAATTAGCCCCACGAGAACAATGGGTTGCGAATTCAAGAGATCTTGTAACGGTGCCGCCGGAGCGTTACAAGATGTCTGCGCCGGCAGTGCGGGCGGCGTCGGTTCTGACGCTGGCGGTGGGGTGATTGCGGCAGCGGCCGCCGTGATCCAGTCGTCTTGTACCGGCTCCGGCGGCAACCGCGTTCGTCGGCTGTACCCGGGATGGGCTGCCCGCCACGCCTTGACCCGGGCCACCGATTCCGATCCCCGGTGGTAGTCCCGGTTCTCCGGCTTGGCCAGCCAGTTCGCTTGGCTGGCCCGCTTGCTGGCTGCCTTGCACGCCACCGCCGTGCAGTAACGCTGGTGTCGCGCGTTGCGCGCGTCAGCCGTGAATGGCTCGCCGCAGTTCAGGCACGTCCGCTTCTCCGTCTTCCCCATCTCGTGTCTCTCGCCAAGTCGCAACCCCGGCTAATACACGATCCCGGAAGAACACCGAAGAACACCCAAATAGCGAAGAAGACCCCAGATGCGAAACCGAACAACCCGGAAGAAAATCCAGTTTCATGTCGTCAGGTTTGAACCGGTTTCAGATTGGCCGCGACAGAACGATCCGCGGCTACGAGGTAAATCGCCCGCGGCTGTCAACAGCGGCCAAGAAACCGCGGAAGTTTGGCGCCGCCAAGAGTGAGCAGGCCGTCGAGCGCGTTGCGAATCAGTGCACGAGCCGTGTCGCGGTTTGGGCGATGCAGCTGGAAATTGGCGTTGACCACCGGGTGCGCAGCAAGGTGGCGCTGACGTTGCAGGTGCAGTAGGTTCTCCCGTTCGGCGAGGTCCAGCAACTGCGTCTGCTCTGCCACCGATTCCACCATCTTCGATTCCCATTCCGGAGATCGCTCGTTGGCCTGCTGCAGCTTGCCGATCTCGGCCAGGATGGTCTTGGCCTTGTCATCACCGTAGAGATCGACGAGATGCTGGAGCTTGAACAGCAGATCACAGACGACGACCGACCACAGCATCACGACAGCCGACCGGTAGTTGCCCGCCGCAAAGCAGCTCAATACCTCTGAGCAATTCAACCCCGCGCACGGGCCAGGTGTTCGCCGAGAAAACAATGAGCTGCAGAACGTTTCCTTGAGACAAGTATTCGTTGCTGCGGGCGTCGAAGATCTGCGTTGTGCGTCGCTCGATGGAGTATTCGTCCAGCATCACTCCTGCCGACCGATGATTTCGACGTACCCAATCAACTCCGCTGAATAGCTGCCATCGCCATTCGCCGCTCCCTTGTGTTTCAGTTCCCGCTGCAGGGTCGGCTCAACGGCGTGGGTGAATAGGTCGCTTCGCTGCTCGGCCCGGAACACTGGTGTGGCGGGCGGTGCTTGCAGGAACTTCTCGCACAGGCGTTCGACCGCCGGAACGCGCGTGCCATCCTGCTTGACGGCGATGGGCTGCACGACCACGCGGCGTTCGCCCTTGCCAGCCGATGCTTCAACCATCCACAGCGACAGCAGCACCGGCTCGTCCACGTCGCCCGACACGGCAATGCCGACTTCCTCTGGTGGCACGCTGCGCCAGCGGCCCAACTCGTCCTGCACCAAGGGGTGATCCAAGCCCATCAGTTGCAGATCGTCCTGATTGGTTGCGGCTTCGCGGCTCAGGGAGAAGCGGGCGCGGCGCGTGCCTTCGACGGTGACGAGGTCGTAGGTCACATCGTCCACCTTGACCAGCTGCTGTTGGCGATCCACGACTGCCGCCGATAGAAAGCGCACCAGCCGTTCCAGGCTGGACGAAACGTCCGAGAAGGGCTTGTAGTCGTCGAGGCTGAAGCCGTCAAGGTCTTGGAACAGGTCGAACACCACCTGGCGCGCCTCGCGGGAGTTCGATAGTGCCGCCTCCAGTTCAACCTGCGTGCGTTTCAGCTCCGGGTCGGACAGCGCCTCCTGATACAGCCGGTCGTAGTTCAAACGCTCTGACAACTGGCCAAGAACCTGGGCGCGCAGGTCTTCCGCCACGTTGCCTTGGTCATCCACCTTGCCAACCGTGCGCGCGATCTCGGTGAGCTTCTCGTCAAGCAGCAGGAAAATGCGGCCTTCGATGGTGTCCGACAGCACGAGATTGTAGACCTGCGCGGTGTGACTCTGGCCATAGCGATGGATGCGCCCGATACGCTGCTCCATGTCCATCGGATTCCACGTCAGGTCGAAGTTGAACAAGACGCGCGCAAACTGCAGGTTGATGCCTTCCCGCCCGGCCGCCGTGCAGACCAGCACGCGCGGGCCGTCCTTCAAGCGAAAGCGCCGCTCCGCCGCCACCTTGGCTCCGTGGTCGCCGCCGCGCAGCACCACTACGCCCTGGCCGGGGAAGGTCTGTTCGATCTCACGGGCGATCATGTCCACCGTGCCGAGGTAGGTGGCAAAGACCACGATCTTCTCGTTGGGGTTCTGTCGCCACAGCGTGCCCAAGCCATCGAGCAGCTTCTGCATCTTGGTTTCGCGCTCCGCCGGGAACACTCGCAGCAGGTCGCCGATGCGCAGACGCTCCTCGGGCAGATGCAGGTTCACCACCGCCGACGCGGCTTCTTCCGCGTGCGTGGCCGAATACTCGCTGCCGTAGGGGTCAGAGGCCATCTCCAGCGCCTCTTCGTCCAGCTTCTTGACCAGCCGGTACTTCAGGTCGGCCAGCACACGGTCTACCTCGCTGCGCCCGATGCTGTCGCGTGGGAGTCCGAACTCCTCGTGGATCAGCTCGCGTGCCTTTTCGGTCAGGCGCTCGCGACCTTCGATGTCCAGTTCTTTGTCGCGCAAGAACGCCTCGTGCAGCGTCAACATCAACAGGCGGCGCTTTAACGTGCGGCGCACGGCGGCAAAGCTCGATGCCGCGATCTTCTGGAAAATCGCCATCACGAAGCCCAGCGCACGCCCCTGGTTGCCGTGGCGGCGCGCGAGATCGAAGCCGTCCTCCAGGTACTCGCGCAGCTTCGCGTAGAACAGGCGTTCGGAATGGCTCATCACGAAGGATTCGGTGTGAACCCAGCGCCGCGCGAACAACGGCGAGCCATCGGGCTGGCAGGCGTCCGCCTTGGTGCGACGGAACATCACCGTATTGAGCCGGTGCCGCTCCTCAACCATCTCCTCAGGGTTGCGGAACAGTGTCGGGTTCAGCAGTTGCGCCAGCATCCAGAACTGGAAGTGATTGCCCTGATGCGGCGTGGCCGACAGCAGTACGAGGTCGCGCGAGTGATCCTTCAGCGCCTCGGCCAGCTTGTAGTTCTCGGTCTTGCGCACCTTGCCGCCGGTGCGGTACGCGGTCAGATGGTGTGCCTCGTCGAACACCACCAGGTCCCAGCGCGGCGCGTCGAGCAGGCGCTTGATGCGTGCCGGGCGCTTCAGGGTGTCGATGCTGGCGATCAGCCGGTCGTGCTTTGCGAAGGCATTGGTCTTGCGATCGGTGATGTCGCCTTCGGAGCCGAAGACCTCGAAGTCGAGGTTGAACACCTCGTTCAGCTCGCGGTGCCAGTTGTTCACGAGGCCCGCAGGCACCACCATCAAGGCGCGAATCAATTCGCCCCGACTGGCCAGTTCGCGCAGGATCAGCGCGGTTTCGATGGTCTTGCCCAAGCCCACCTCGTCGGCGATCAGGTAGCGCCGGGGTGAGGCGGTGGCGATGCGGTGTGTCAGCACCACCTGATGCGGCAGCAGGTCGATCTTGGCCGAGGTCAGCGCCGATGCGCTTTCCATCACCGGCAGCGCGTACGCCTGGTAGGACAGCCATGCCTTGCGCGACCGCTCTGCGCCTGCATCCACGGCGCGCAGGATGCGCTCAGTGCGCGTGAGTTCGCGCCGCAGTGACGCCACCGGCACCCGCCGTTCGCCGACGCCGAAGAACGCACGCAGATAGCCGTCACGCGCCGGGTCGAGGACTACACCCTGGCCGTACTCGTGATGGGTAATGCGCTCGCCGGGTCGGAACAGGGCTTCCACGTCGGTCACTCATTCCCTCCGCACAACGCTTCCAAGCGATTCAACCAGCCATCGAAATGCGGACATGCTGCGCGAACCGCTGCGATGCCGATCTTCTCCAGCAGCGTCGGGCCATCCGAAGTTTCCTTGTAGCCGCCTACCAAGGTTTTCAGCCGCGCCTTCGGGTGTGTATCCACGCCGTGATTGATCAGTTCCGGAGCACCCGCTTGCTGCACGACGGTCTGCAACCGGTGGGCAAGATGAGCTTTGCCGAAATGCGCTTCGACAGCATCCGGCGCGCTGAATAGCCACGCCTCGAACTCGTGCAGCGCCAAGAAAGGAATGAACCGCCGATGGTTCAACTCCACCGCGAAGCGTTCTTGCAGCGCCACGACCTTCTCACGCGGATCGCCCGCGCCCAAGGCTTCCGGCAGCCCCGGAAAGTCCTCCGGCAGTCCATAGAAGTCCAGCAGCGTACTGACCCACGCATCGCCGTCGCGCGTCAGCGGCAGCAGGCTCCGGCGAATCTGGCTCCAGTTCGACACGCCGCCACGAAAGCCACCACCGCTGGGCAGGCGCATCGTCCACAGCACGATGGGCGACTCCACGAACACGCCATGCTGCGCCAAGTGAGGGGTCAACGTTCGCTTGACGAAAACTTCCTCGCTCTGGCCCTCCACCAGCATCAGAAGCCGCGTCATGGGCGACCTCCAAGCACATTCTTCTCCCACAGCTCGCCCAGGCTGAAGTCATCCAGCCACCCCTTTAGCTTCTCCAGGTCGAGCCGGTTGAACGTGGTTTTCAGGCCATCATTTTCCGCGACGATTACGTCCTGCACTGCAAAGTTGTTGAGCAGCGTCACCGACTGTGTTGCCAGCAGCACCTGCCCGCGCTTGGATGCAGCCTCCAGCATCTCGGCCAGAATCCGGATGGCGAAGGGATGTAGGCCCAACTCCGGCTCGTCGAGCAAGATCAACGCGGGCGGGCTCGGTTGCAGCAGCAGCGTGGCAAGGCAGATGAAACGCAAGGTGCCGTCGGACAGCGCATAGGCGTCGAAATACGCATCCGAGCCTTTTTGTCGCCATTCCAGCTTGATCTTCTTCTCGTTGAGCTTGCTCGGTGCCAGCACGAAGCTCTCGAAGAATGGTGCAACCAACCGGATGTGCTCTTCAATGTGGCCGAAGTGCACCGGGTGCCTTTCCTGCAACCAGTAGAGGTAGGCAGGGAGATTGGCCGCGTCGGAACGGAAGAAGCGGTTGTCGTCCACGTCTACCGTTTGCTTGGCGGGCGAAGTGTCCGAGGTGTCGTGAAAGTGATAGACCACGACGTTGCGCACCTTGGGGAATACGTACTTCGGAATCTTGTTGTGGTACGACTGTGCGGCCGCTTCCAGCTTGCTTTCCTTGTGGCCCATGGCGATGGGTTCGCCATAGTTCCAGAAGCCGCTGTATTGCACGCGTTCGTCCTCGAAGATCAGCGTGTCTTGTGCCGCTTTGAGCTTGAAGCCGTAGGAGTTCTGGGCGAAGGCGAAATTCAGTGACAGTGCGGGCGTGGTTTTTCGCCCGTGGAACAGGAAGCGATCCGGCTCGCTGGCAACGTAAAGCTGGAGGTGGTGCGTCAGCACCCGTTCCAGCAAACGAAACACGCCGATGAGGTTCGATTTGCCCGACCCGTTCGCGCCGATGATCACGTTGAGATCGCCCAGTTCCAGCACGG contains:
- a CDS encoding IS21 family transposase translates to MIDYATWAAIGDGVAKHLTAAQLAVSLGLDVKTVRHWIGRPYAPRQAVRRSSRLDPFKGRIVGWLDAHPLSAQQVFQRLCDNGYGGGISIVKDYVRAIRPRPREAFLTLAFAPGEAAQVDWGEFGTIAVGDTRRRLSFFVMVLAYSRKMYVEFTLSQTMEQFLAAHVNGFHALGVPRKVMVDNLRCAVLQHRRGEAAQFNPRYLDFARHYGFEPVACAVAKGNEKGRVERGVGYVKGNFLSGLELPDFAALGQAAQVWLESVANVRVHRETHRRPTDLWADERAHLHAVNPRPFGVGRVLTLHATRQFRVNFEANRYSVPARFAGAQVTVKAYPDRVCIYHGEDLIARHARSFERHRDIEDPDHPKVLVAQRRHARDAQVLRHFFALTPLAVRYHAGLLERRGHALVHVRKIVALAEIYGDDAVVRALTDALAFEAFSSEYVAHLIEARSRQLPEASPLVLMRRQDVLELELPPADLSAYSDFARGHDDGGSDGHD
- a CDS encoding DEAD/DEAH box helicase family protein; amino-acid sequence: MEALFRPGERITHHEYGQGVVLDPARDGYLRAFFGVGERRVPVASLRRELTRTERILRAVDAGAERSRKAWLSYQAYALPVMESASALTSAKIDLLPHQVVLTHRIATASPRRYLIADEVGLGKTIETALILRELASRGELIRALMVVPAGLVNNWHRELNEVFNLDFEVFGSEGDITDRKTNAFAKHDRLIASIDTLKRPARIKRLLDAPRWDLVVFDEAHHLTAYRTGGKVRKTENYKLAEALKDHSRDLVLLSATPHQGNHFQFWMLAQLLNPTLFRNPEEMVEERHRLNTVMFRRTKADACQPDGSPLFARRWVHTESFVMSHSERLFYAKLREYLEDGFDLARRHGNQGRALGFVMAIFQKIAASSFAAVRRTLKRRLLMLTLHEAFLRDKELDIEGRERLTEKARELIHEEFGLPRDSIGRSEVDRVLADLKYRLVKKLDEEALEMASDPYGSEYSATHAEEAASAVVNLHLPEERLRIGDLLRVFPAERETKMQKLLDGLGTLWRQNPNEKIVVFATYLGTVDMIAREIEQTFPGQGVVVLRGGDHGAKVAAERRFRLKDGPRVLVCTAAGREGINLQFARVLFNFDLTWNPMDMEQRIGRIHRYGQSHTAQVYNLVLSDTIEGRIFLLLDEKLTEIARTVGKVDDQGNVAEDLRAQVLGQLSERLNYDRLYQEALSDPELKRTQVELEAALSNSREARQVVFDLFQDLDGFSLDDYKPFSDVSSSLERLVRFLSAAVVDRQQQLVKVDDVTYDLVTVEGTRRARFSLSREAATNQDDLQLMGLDHPLVQDELGRWRSVPPEEVGIAVSGDVDEPVLLSLWMVEASAGKGERRVVVQPIAVKQDGTRVPAVERLCEKFLQAPPATPVFRAEQRSDLFTHAVEPTLQRELKHKGAANGDGSYSAELIGYVEIIGRQE
- a CDS encoding ATP-binding protein, translated to MAMTDALLAKHLGRLQLPYFAQHHQTLMAEAARESWPHGRFLEQLVVGEVARRDEALVARRVKAARLPGIKTLDGFDWSWPKKINRAQVQHLFRLEFLPQHGNVILLGGVGVGKTHLAVALAYAACLQGRMALFTSAVDIVNALAAAQATGGIKREMARLMKPSLLVVDELGYLPIDKFGADGLFQVISQRYERGSTVITTNRAFKQWPEIFNNDSTLTSALLDRLLHHAESVVIDGRSYRMRDQTDA
- a CDS encoding AAA family ATPase, whose amino-acid sequence is MKTLRKVKIEGFKSIESAVLELGDLNVIIGANGSGKSNLIGVFRLLERVLTHHLQLYVASEPDRFLFHGRKTTPALSLNFAFAQNSYGFKLKAAQDTLIFEDERVQYSGFWNYGEPIAMGHKESKLEAAAQSYHNKIPKYVFPKVRNVVVYHFHDTSDTSPAKQTVDVDDNRFFRSDAANLPAYLYWLQERHPVHFGHIEEHIRLVAPFFESFVLAPSKLNEKKIKLEWRQKGSDAYFDAYALSDGTLRFICLATLLLQPSPPALILLDEPELGLHPFAIRILAEMLEAASKRGQVLLATQSVTLLNNFAVQDVIVAENDGLKTTFNRLDLEKLKGWLDDFSLGELWEKNVLGGRP
- a CDS encoding DUF4276 family protein; translated protein: MTRLLMLVEGQSEEVFVKRTLTPHLAQHGVFVESPIVLWTMRLPSGGGFRGGVSNWSQIRRSLLPLTRDGDAWVSTLLDFYGLPEDFPGLPEALGAGDPREKVVALQERFAVELNHRRFIPFLALHEFEAWLFSAPDAVEAHFGKAHLAHRLQTVVQQAGAPELINHGVDTHPKARLKTLVGGYKETSDGPTLLEKIGIAAVRAACPHFDGWLNRLEALCGGNE